Genomic window (Paenibacillus sp. 37):
CAAAAGGGGTTACCGTTTTATCTTATTACTGAGTTGTTTGGTCCTGTGTGCGAGTACAGCCTGTTCTTCCAAAGCCATTGCGGATGGTTCAGTCGACAGTTATACAACGATTCATGGAAAACTTGATGCACCGGTGAGAGCGACATGGGTGTGGGATACCACCCAGATCCGAAGTAATCCTCAAGAGGTGTTGAATTACGCTACAGCGAACAAGATCAATACGATCTATCTGCAGATGAACCGGGATATAAAAAATCCTGAATATAAAAGTTTTATCCGCCAGGCGAGAGCCAAGAATATTGCGGTGGACGTCATGGATGGAAGATCAGCCTGGGGCTTAACGGAAAGCCGGGAGCAGATTTCATCTTTCCTGGACTGGATCGAGGCATATCAGGCGCAGGCGTTGTCCAGTGAGAAATTTGCTGGTATTCATCTAGATATTGAGCCACATGTGCACCCACAATGGAAAACCAATCAGGCCAGTGTGATTACCCAGTGGCAAGGAAATGTGGAGTACATTGTTGAGCGAGCATCACGGATGAAGATGCCGGTAGCGGCTGATCTGCCTTTCTGGCTCGATAACTACAAAATTCCGGGTTCCACGATGGCCGTAAGCAGTTGGATGATACGCAAGTTTGATTCCATCACCATTATGGCTTACCGCGATACAGCTGCTGCAATCTATAGTGTAGCGAAGGATGAACTTACAGAAGCAGCTCTGCTCGGCAAGACGATCTCGATCGCCGTGGAAACAAAGCAAAGTAAGGAAGGCGACTTCATTACTTTTTATGAAGAGGGATCTGCTTATATGGAAGCACAATTAAAGTTGGTCGAAAAAATGGCTTCAGTACATGCGTCCTTTAATGGGTTCTCCGTACATGAGTACACTTCATGGAAGACGCTGAAAAAGTGAGCCCAATGTTAAGCTTCAAAGCGTAAGGCTGATAGCAGCGAGTGAGATGAGTTCTAACTGAGCCAGTGTGGCTCAGATCAGAGCGTTATCTTACTCGTTGGCTGGAAAGTTGATAAAAAAGATAAAGAAGGTGTTTGCAGCTGAATAGCTGTGAGCACCTTCTTCTTTTATACCTGAACCAAGGCAGATTCCATGGCTACGTTCTCATAGAACAATTTGCGATACTGTGATGGTGTGGTGGCTTTATGCTTTTTAAATGTAGTGATGAAGTAGCTTAGATGCTCAAAACCCACATCCATGGCGATATCAACAATTTTGTGATCCGTATTCTCAAGCTGAACGCAGGCCTGTTGAACGCGGTAATAGTTAATGTAATCAACCGGGGTTTTCTGCACCATCTGTTTGAAGAAACGGCAGAAGTGTCCTTCGCTCATATTGGCTTCATCAGCCAGTTCTTTCAGCTTCAATGGCTCAGGATAACGCTTGTGGATATAGCCGAGCACGGATTTCAGGCGCTCTACCTTGTCATGACTCCCTGTAGCGATGGTGCCTTTGAGCGGAGCAGGTCTCATATGTTCGAACATACGGGCAAATATGAGATACAGGTACGCTTTCGTTGACATTTCACACGTTTCTGTTCGGGCAGCATGGTCAGCGAATATGCGTTGCAGGTGATCCAGAATTTCTTGTCCCCAATCCTCATCTGCCTTGATATGAGAAGGGGGGATCACGGTTTTACGCACCAGTGGACCGATGAATTTCTCCTGTACCGTATCGAAGGTGCGGCTGCCAAGCAGCTCCGGATTAAATACAATGGAAGAGAATACACAGGGAATATCACCTTTCAGATAACCTGCATGAATCTCACCTCGATTGATAAAAATGGCTTCTCCAGCTTGAACCTCAATGGTGTTCATATCAATCTGAAAGACCGCACAGCCCTGAGTAACCATGGTGAACTCCATTTCATCATGCCAGTGGCAATCCAGAATGCTATCGCCGTTCAGCTGTTGTATATCGGGGTACACACTGACTGGATACATGGCATTGCCGTGAATTCGGTCTTCGCGTAATCGTTCACGTTCCATATCAACGCCTCCTTTTACTTCATTTTTAATGTAATCGTTTCCAAAGTTTGGTGTTGATGTTCAAGAATCGGATGGTTATTATCAAAATCGTGATATATTTAGTCAAAATAAGAGAAGAAATTCATTATTAATATCAATATTATTATAGTATAACCAAAGGGGGAAAGAAAACATGAAATTTACTGATGGATTCTGGATGACTCGTGAAGGGTACCAGATTCAAAACCCGACTGACATTCGTGATATTGTACAAAAAGATAATTCTTTGACCGTATATGCGGCAACTAAATATATTCGCAGCAAAGGCGACACGTTGAACGGTACATTGCTTAAAGCAACATACAGCTCACCTATGCCAAACGTTATTCGTGTAACCTTGAATCACCATAAAGGCGGAGTGAAAAAAGGGCCTGTATTTGAGCTCAACACGCAAGATGCAAACGTTGACATCTCGAAAAATGAACAAGACGCAGTTTTGAAAAGCGGTAACCTGGAAGTTCAAATCGACAAAACAAACGGTTGGGACGTTAGCTTCCTATATGGAGGAAAGCGTATTACAGGTAGTGGTCAAAGAGCGGCTGGTTATATTACAGGTCCAAGCAAGGAAGCGTACTTCCGCGAGCAGCTTGATCTCGGTATTGGTGAATATGTTTACGGACTCGGTGAGCGCTTCACACCGTTTGTTAAGAATGGCCAAATCGTCGATACCTGGAATGAGGACGGCGGTACAAGCAGTGAGCAGTCATATAAAAACATTCCGTTCTACTTGTCCAATAAAGGATATGGTGTATTTGTAAACCATCCGGAACGCGTATCCTATGAGATTGCATCTGAAAATGTATCCAAAGTTCAATTCAGCGTAGAAGGAGAGACTCTGGAGTACTTCATTATCGGCGGTGACAATCCAAAGGATGTACTTGATAATTATACGAAATTGACAGGTAAACCAGCACTTCCACCAGCATGGACATTTGGTCTGTGGCTGACAACTTCATTCACAACGGATTATGATGAAGCAACGGTTAACCATTTTGTAGATGGTATGGCTGAACGTGATCTTCCGCTGTCTGTATTCCACTTTGACTGCTTCTGGATGAAGGAATACCAATGGTCTGATTTCGTCTGGGATGAAGCGATGTTCCCGGATCCGGAAGGCATGCTTGCACGTCTGAAAGAAAAGGGCCTCAAAATCTGTGCTTGGATCAATCCATATATTGCAGAAAAATCCTACTTGTTCGATGAAGGTATGGAGAACGGTTATCTGGTCAAAACAGCCGATGGTAGCGTATGGCAATGGGATATGTGGCAAGCAGGTATGGCTCTGGTTGACTTCACGAATCCGGATGCTGTGAATTGGTATAAGAGTAAGCTCGAAGTCCTGCTTGATCAAGGTGTAGATTCCTTCAAGACCGACTTCGGCGAAAGAATTCCGACAGATGTCGTGTACTTCGATGGTTCTGATCCGGTTAAAATGCACAACTATTATACACAACTGTATAACAAAGCTGTATTTGAATTGCTCGAAGAGAAGATTGGCAAAAACGAAGCTGCTCTGTTTGCACGTTCCGCAACAGCAGGTGGTCAACAGTTCCCGGTTCACTGGGGTGGTGACTGTTCTTCCACGTATGAATCCATGGCTGAATCGCTTCGCGGTGGCCTGTCACTGGGGCTTTCCGGTTTCGGATTCTGGAGCCATGATATCAGTGGTTTTGAAAGCACAGCGAGCCCTGACGTATACAAACGCTGGGTACAATTCGGACTTTTATCTTCACACAGCCGCCTGCATGGCAGCACTTCGTATCGTGTGCCTTGGCTGTTTGACGAGGAATCCGTGGACGTTGTTCGTGATTTTACCAAACTCAAAATCAGCCTGATGCCGTACCTGTACAATTCTGCGGTAGAGTCAACGGTAAAAGGTATTCCGATGATGCGCGCTATGCTGCTGGACTTCCCAGAGGACCCAACAACATACAGCCTGGATACGCAATACATGTTTGGTGACTCGATTTTGGTGGCTCCAATCTTCAACAAGGAAGGCGATGTGCGTTATTACCTGCCTGAAGGAACTTGGACGAACTATCTGACAGGAGCGAAAGTACAAGGTGGACGCTGGATCAGTGAAAACCATGACTTCAAAACACTGCCAATGATGGTCAAACCAAACAGCTTGATCGCTGTGGGTGCGGTGGATAACAAACCGGATTACGACTTTGCAAATGATGTATCTCTGCACTTGTTCGAGCTGGCTGATGGTCAAACGGCTCAAGCTGTCGTTGTGAACCAAGCTGCTGAACAGGAGCTAACAGTTAACGTTACACGTAATGGATCAGTGCTGGATGTTCGTGCTGAAGGTGCAGGTAAACCTTGGAACATCGTGCTTCGTGGTATTGAAAGTGTATCCAGCGTTGAAGGTGGTTCCCAAATGTCTGGTGCAACGGGTGTTGTTGTTACGGCAGCAACAGGTGCAAGCGCGCTTACAATCCAACTGTAAAATGATATAGTAGAAGAAAAGGACGGTGCCGAAAGGTGCCGTCTGTTTGTCTACGATGATAGGAGATTGAATGAAATGAGTACAATGAATTCCGGTTTGCACTGCACGATATCAGCAGAGATGCTGCATCAACTGGTAGAGATTAATTTTGGAAGCGATACCAAAGTGAAGGAGTTTGGTCTCCTGCAAGGTGGACTTTTTAATACAACTTATCGGATTCACCTTGAACATACATCCTATGCGGATGTGATTTTACGTTTGGCTCCAGAGCGGGGAGAGATGGCGGCTGGTTCTGCGAGTGACCCACTCTTTTCTTTTGAACGTACGATGATGGCGGCTGAACCGATTGTGTATGAATATTACCGTAAGGCAGGCATTCCTGCTCCCAACATTATCGCCTGTGATGATAGCGGATCCATCATTCCGAGAACGTACATGTTTATGGAGTTTATTCCAAGTAAGCAGCTGGATCACGCATCAATTTCAGACATAGACAAAGAGCGATTGTATCATCAGCTTGGCGTCTATACCGCCATCATGCATCAGATCGAGGGGGCATCGTTTGGGTGGCCGCTGGGAGATGGGACGATTAGAGGCTCGGATCAATGGTCCGAGGTGCTGCACTCTTTTGCAGAAGAAACGGCACTTAAAGCGGCACAAGTCAATTATATGTCAGGTGTGGGAGAAGAGATCGCTGCTATTTTCATCCAAAATAAAGATTTATTTGATCATGTGACCCGTCCGGTACTCGTTCATAATGACCTGTGGGAAGCAAATGTGCTTGTTCATCAGGAAAAGGGTGAGCTAAACATTGCGGCCATCATTGATGGAGATCGTTCCATGTTTGCCGACAGGGAGTTTGAAGCCATATTGTCAACAGAATCAGCGGCTTTTCATGAAGGATATGATCGTCCACTGGACTCATCCGCTGAAGGACAGGCACGCAGGCTTGCGTACCGAATACTGTCTTCGTATTTTAATGCCTACGTTCATGAACATCAGGTCAATCAACCTGAAGATGGTCAGAAGTATCGCCAGCGTACGCTGGATTTACTGGAGCAATGGAAGCAACTTGGACTTCACTAATTCGTAGGAGGAATGAAGGATGAAGGAGTATCATCAATACCCGATGTGGGATGCGTCACTTTCACTTGAGGAAAGGTTGGATGACCTGATTGCACGATTGACAACGGAGGAGAAGATCAGACTAATTCCTACACGCGAAGCAGCTGTACCAAGACTGGGCATTCCAGCCTACAACGTTGGGGGCGAAGCTGCCCACGGGGTTGCATGGAAAGGGGAGGCAACGGTATTTCCACAACCGCTCGGTCTATCAAGTACTTGGAATACAAGGCTCATGCGGGAGATTGGTTCAGTCATTGGTGATGAAGCTAGGGCATACCATCACCGTGATCCTGAGGTTCACGGGTTAACATTGTGGGCACCAACGGTTGATCTGGAACGTGACCCACGCTGGGGCAGAACGGAAGAGGGATATGGCGAGGACCCGGTCCTCACGGGAGAAATGTCGGCAGCTCTCGTCAAAGGTATGCAGGGAAATGATCCTTTTTATCTGAAAATGGTCGCAACATTAAAACACTTTTTTGCCAATAATAATGAGAAAGATCGGCTGAATTGTTCATCCAGCATCGATCCGCGCAATCTGCGGGAATATTATTTAAAAGCATTTGAGACACCATTTGTGGAAGGTGGAGCCTTGTCCATGATGACAGC
Coding sequences:
- a CDS encoding AraC family transcriptional regulator, translating into MERERLREDRIHGNAMYPVSVYPDIQQLNGDSILDCHWHDEMEFTMVTQGCAVFQIDMNTIEVQAGEAIFINRGEIHAGYLKGDIPCVFSSIVFNPELLGSRTFDTVQEKFIGPLVRKTVIPPSHIKADEDWGQEILDHLQRIFADHAARTETCEMSTKAYLYLIFARMFEHMRPAPLKGTIATGSHDKVERLKSVLGYIHKRYPEPLKLKELADEANMSEGHFCRFFKQMVQKTPVDYINYYRVQQACVQLENTDHKIVDIAMDVGFEHLSYFITTFKKHKATTPSQYRKLFYENVAMESALVQV
- the yicI gene encoding alpha-xylosidase; its protein translation is MKFTDGFWMTREGYQIQNPTDIRDIVQKDNSLTVYAATKYIRSKGDTLNGTLLKATYSSPMPNVIRVTLNHHKGGVKKGPVFELNTQDANVDISKNEQDAVLKSGNLEVQIDKTNGWDVSFLYGGKRITGSGQRAAGYITGPSKEAYFREQLDLGIGEYVYGLGERFTPFVKNGQIVDTWNEDGGTSSEQSYKNIPFYLSNKGYGVFVNHPERVSYEIASENVSKVQFSVEGETLEYFIIGGDNPKDVLDNYTKLTGKPALPPAWTFGLWLTTSFTTDYDEATVNHFVDGMAERDLPLSVFHFDCFWMKEYQWSDFVWDEAMFPDPEGMLARLKEKGLKICAWINPYIAEKSYLFDEGMENGYLVKTADGSVWQWDMWQAGMALVDFTNPDAVNWYKSKLEVLLDQGVDSFKTDFGERIPTDVVYFDGSDPVKMHNYYTQLYNKAVFELLEEKIGKNEAALFARSATAGGQQFPVHWGGDCSSTYESMAESLRGGLSLGLSGFGFWSHDISGFESTASPDVYKRWVQFGLLSSHSRLHGSTSYRVPWLFDEESVDVVRDFTKLKISLMPYLYNSAVESTVKGIPMMRAMLLDFPEDPTTYSLDTQYMFGDSILVAPIFNKEGDVRYYLPEGTWTNYLTGAKVQGGRWISENHDFKTLPMMVKPNSLIAVGAVDNKPDYDFANDVSLHLFELADGQTAQAVVVNQAAEQELTVNVTRNGSVLDVRAEGAGKPWNIVLRGIESVSSVEGGSQMSGATGVVVTAATGASALTIQL
- a CDS encoding phosphotransferase family protein — its product is MSTMNSGLHCTISAEMLHQLVEINFGSDTKVKEFGLLQGGLFNTTYRIHLEHTSYADVILRLAPERGEMAAGSASDPLFSFERTMMAAEPIVYEYYRKAGIPAPNIIACDDSGSIIPRTYMFMEFIPSKQLDHASISDIDKERLYHQLGVYTAIMHQIEGASFGWPLGDGTIRGSDQWSEVLHSFAEETALKAAQVNYMSGVGEEIAAIFIQNKDLFDHVTRPVLVHNDLWEANVLVHQEKGELNIAAIIDGDRSMFADREFEAILSTESAAFHEGYDRPLDSSAEGQARRLAYRILSSYFNAYVHEHQVNQPEDGQKYRQRTLDLLEQWKQLGLH